In Pseudomonas fakonensis, one DNA window encodes the following:
- a CDS encoding acetolactate synthase large subunit, with the protein MAKAADVVVQCLENEGVEYVFGIPGEENLDLLESLRKSKIKLVLTRHEQSAGFMAATYGRLTGKTGVSLSTLGPGATNLVTASAYAYLGGMPMMMITGQKPIKKSKQGRFQIIDVCGMMDPITKYTHQFASADNIPARMREAFRLAEEEKPGAVHLELPEDIAAEQTDALPIPRSLHRRPLAEHVAIEAAVEKLKNARNPILVIGAGANRKMTAKVLKQLIDKTGIPFITTQMGKGVVDERHPRFLGNAALSSGDFVHRAVEAADLIVNIGHDVIEKPPFFMVRGGTEVIHVSFRSAEVDAVYFPQVEVIGDIANAVWQISEALTDTSHWDFTRLMAIREANEAQIVEGADDNRFPVYPQRMVADIRRALPSEGIVALDNGIYKIWFARNYKAHKPNTVLLDNALATMGAGLPSAMASHLVYPDRPVISVCGDGGFMMNSQELETAVRLGMHITVVILRDDGYGMIRWKQANMGFTDFGLDYGNPDFVKYAEAYGANGHRVESAEAFLPLLEHCIKTPGVHVIDCPVDYSENDRILNSELRERALAV; encoded by the coding sequence ATGGCCAAGGCCGCCGATGTCGTTGTGCAATGCCTGGAAAACGAAGGTGTCGAGTATGTGTTCGGCATTCCTGGTGAGGAAAACCTCGACCTGCTCGAGTCCCTGCGCAAGTCGAAGATCAAGCTGGTACTGACCCGCCACGAGCAATCCGCAGGCTTCATGGCCGCGACCTACGGCCGTCTGACTGGCAAAACCGGTGTCAGCCTGTCGACCCTTGGCCCTGGTGCCACCAACCTGGTTACCGCCAGCGCCTACGCCTACCTCGGCGGCATGCCGATGATGATGATTACCGGCCAGAAGCCGATCAAGAAGTCCAAACAGGGCCGCTTCCAGATCATCGATGTGTGCGGCATGATGGACCCCATCACCAAGTACACCCACCAGTTCGCCTCGGCCGACAACATCCCGGCGCGTATGCGTGAAGCCTTCCGCCTGGCTGAAGAAGAAAAGCCCGGTGCCGTGCACCTGGAGCTGCCGGAAGACATCGCCGCCGAGCAAACCGACGCCCTGCCGATCCCGCGCAGCCTGCACCGTCGCCCACTGGCCGAGCACGTGGCCATCGAAGCTGCCGTCGAGAAGCTGAAGAACGCCCGCAACCCGATCCTGGTAATCGGTGCCGGCGCCAACCGCAAGATGACCGCCAAGGTGCTCAAGCAGTTGATCGACAAGACCGGCATCCCGTTCATCACCACCCAGATGGGTAAAGGTGTAGTGGACGAGCGCCACCCGCGCTTCCTGGGTAACGCCGCGCTGTCGTCTGGTGACTTCGTGCACCGCGCGGTAGAGGCCGCCGACCTGATCGTCAACATCGGCCATGACGTGATCGAGAAGCCGCCGTTCTTCATGGTGCGTGGCGGCACCGAAGTGATCCACGTGAGCTTCCGTTCGGCCGAAGTCGATGCCGTGTACTTCCCGCAGGTGGAAGTGATCGGTGACATCGCCAACGCTGTCTGGCAGATCAGCGAAGCCCTGACCGACACCAGCCACTGGGACTTCACCCGCCTGATGGCGATCCGCGAAGCCAACGAAGCACAGATCGTCGAAGGTGCTGACGACAACCGCTTCCCGGTCTACCCGCAGCGCATGGTTGCCGACATCCGTCGCGCCCTGCCGTCCGAAGGCATCGTTGCCCTGGACAACGGCATCTACAAGATCTGGTTCGCCCGTAACTACAAGGCCCACAAGCCCAACACCGTGCTGCTGGACAACGCCCTGGCGACCATGGGCGCTGGCCTGCCATCGGCCATGGCCTCGCACCTGGTGTACCCGGACCGCCCGGTGATCTCGGTGTGCGGTGACGGCGGCTTCATGATGAACAGCCAGGAGCTGGAAACCGCAGTACGCCTTGGCATGCACATCACCGTGGTGATCCTGCGTGACGACGGCTACGGCATGATCCGCTGGAAGCAGGCCAACATGGGCTTCACCGATTTCGGCCTGGACTACGGCAACCCGGACTTCGTCAAATACGCCGAAGCCTACGGTGCCAACGGCCACCGCGTCGAAAGCGCCGAAGCTTTCCTGCCGCTGCTCGAGCACTGCATCAAGACCCCGGGCGTTCACGTGATCGACTGCCCGGTCGACTACAGCGAGAACGATCGCATCCTCAACAGCGAGCTGCGTGAGCGCGCGCTGGCGGTCTAA
- a CDS encoding IS256 family transposase, with product MPTKKKPLRDLPKIPKELLEQFGEGLMSAEAIEDASAAFKKALIERALSAELGHHLGYPPGAQRPEDETNQRNGKSSKTVLTGDGPLRLEIPRDRDGSFAPILIPKHERRYTGFDDKIIAMYARGMTVREIRAFLSEQYGTEVSPDFISSVTDEVMDEIGAWQQRPLEPMYPVIFFDALRVKIREEGLVRNKAIYLALGVLPDGTRDILGIWIENTEGAKFWMKVFNDLKTRGVEDVLIAVTDGLKGMPEALSAVFPETTLQTCIVHLIRNSLDFAAWDKRRALAKELKPIYQAINAEAAEQALDEFENGPWGEKYPTVVAAWRRAWDRVIPFFVFPPAIRKVIYTTNAIESINAQLRKVIKTRGHFPNDDAATKLIWLGLRNITANWGKPAHDWKSAMNQFAILYGDRFIRPTW from the coding sequence ATGCCAACCAAGAAGAAACCCTTGCGTGACCTGCCCAAAATCCCCAAAGAGCTGCTGGAGCAGTTCGGTGAGGGCCTGATGTCCGCAGAAGCTATTGAGGATGCCTCTGCGGCGTTCAAGAAGGCCCTGATCGAGCGCGCCTTGAGTGCCGAGCTCGGTCACCACCTGGGCTATCCTCCGGGCGCGCAGCGCCCGGAGGATGAAACCAATCAGCGTAACGGCAAGAGTAGCAAGACGGTTTTGACCGGTGATGGCCCGCTACGGCTGGAAATCCCTCGTGATCGCGACGGTAGTTTTGCGCCCATTCTGATCCCCAAGCATGAGCGGCGTTACACCGGTTTCGATGACAAGATCATCGCCATGTACGCCCGTGGAATGACGGTCAGAGAGATCCGAGCCTTTCTGTCCGAGCAGTATGGAACAGAGGTCTCACCCGACTTCATCAGCTCTGTGACAGACGAGGTCATGGACGAGATTGGCGCGTGGCAACAGCGGCCACTGGAGCCGATGTACCCGGTCATTTTCTTCGATGCGCTGCGGGTGAAGATCCGCGAAGAGGGCCTGGTGCGCAACAAGGCCATTTACTTGGCCCTGGGCGTTCTTCCCGACGGAACGCGAGATATCCTGGGCATCTGGATCGAGAACACCGAGGGTGCGAAGTTTTGGATGAAGGTCTTTAACGATCTCAAGACGCGCGGTGTCGAAGATGTGCTGATTGCCGTGACCGATGGCCTCAAAGGTATGCCAGAGGCTCTCAGTGCCGTGTTTCCAGAGACGACGTTGCAAACGTGCATCGTACACCTGATCCGCAACAGCCTCGACTTCGCGGCCTGGGACAAGCGGCGAGCTCTGGCCAAGGAGCTGAAGCCGATTTACCAAGCCATCAATGCTGAAGCGGCTGAGCAAGCACTCGATGAGTTTGAGAACGGGCCGTGGGGCGAGAAATATCCAACGGTGGTGGCTGCTTGGAGACGGGCTTGGGATCGCGTGATTCCATTCTTTGTTTTCCCGCCCGCCATCCGGAAGGTGATCTATACCACCAACGCCATCGAGAGCATCAACGCCCAGCTACGCAAGGTCATCAAGACTCGTGGGCATTTCCCGAATGATGACGCAGCGACCAAACTGATCTGGCTGGGATTGCGCAACATAACAGCCAATTGGGGAAAGCCGGCCCATGACTGGAAAAGCGCGATGAATCAATTTGCGATTCTGTATGGAGATCGGTTCATCAGGCCGACCTGGTGA